The Chitinophaga sp. H8 genome contains a region encoding:
- a CDS encoding RraA family protein codes for MLPLDQLKELLYVAVIADALDSMGFRQQAVSIPFQAYTGIAKLAGRCKTTLWADMYDEDKHPYELELEAVDSCRSGDILICAAGGSRRSGIWGELLSTAAMNSGCCGAIVHGAVRDIEKMRAMQFPVLATDKSPYDSLHRQRVVDVDVKVVIDGVVFAPNDLVFADEDGLVVIPAHIEEEVIRKALEKVQAENITRDAIREGMKATAAYEKYGVL; via the coding sequence ATGCTTCCATTGGATCAATTAAAAGAGCTATTATATGTGGCAGTTATAGCAGATGCATTAGATAGTATGGGATTCAGGCAACAGGCGGTAAGTATTCCTTTTCAGGCTTATACAGGGATTGCCAAGCTGGCAGGACGTTGTAAAACCACCTTGTGGGCAGATATGTATGATGAAGATAAACATCCGTATGAGCTGGAATTGGAGGCCGTAGATAGCTGCAGGTCAGGCGATATCCTGATCTGTGCTGCGGGCGGCTCCCGGCGTTCCGGTATCTGGGGAGAATTATTATCAACGGCTGCCATGAATAGTGGTTGCTGTGGTGCTATCGTACATGGTGCTGTCAGAGACATAGAAAAAATGCGTGCGATGCAGTTCCCGGTGCTGGCAACGGATAAAAGCCCGTATGATAGTTTGCACCGGCAGCGGGTGGTAGACGTAGATGTAAAAGTGGTAATAGATGGAGTAGTATTTGCTCCCAACGACTTAGTGTTTGCTGATGAAGATGGTCTGGTAGTGATACCAGCACATATCGAGGAAGAAGTGATCCGGAAAGCACTGGAGAAAGTGCAGGCAGAAAATATCACCCGGGATGCCATCAGGGAAGGCATGAAGGCAACGGCGGCTTACGAAAAATATGGCGTGCTGTAA
- a CDS encoding dihydrodipicolinate synthase family protein: protein MGSKNKEEQFQGVWPAMFTPVNEAGTLNTTELEKLIELLVKEQVDGLYLLGSTGQGFLFSEAQRMHVTEATLEIVNKRLPVMVQVGALNTDESVRLAKHAAQKGADGISAVGPIYYGASEKMAIQHYSRIALATDLPFFPYQIGKVTAGNEELIKVLLEIPNVYGMKLTTQNLLEISSIHLRAGNNWKLFSGADELLCHAALCGTAGAIGTTYNLIGSTCKYIRRSFLDGQVMEASTFMLELQHLIEQILPVVWSFFRRAMIVKHGIDIGDPKPPLLPGKLPWSDEEILEMVNKLDRFAVQQLPAIDNH from the coding sequence ATGGGCAGTAAAAACAAGGAAGAACAGTTTCAGGGAGTTTGGCCTGCTATGTTCACACCAGTAAATGAAGCAGGCACGTTAAACACGACTGAACTGGAAAAGCTAATAGAATTACTGGTCAAAGAACAGGTAGACGGGCTTTATCTGCTGGGTTCTACAGGACAGGGATTTTTGTTCAGTGAAGCGCAGCGTATGCATGTTACAGAAGCGACCCTGGAAATCGTAAACAAAAGATTACCGGTAATGGTACAGGTAGGTGCTTTGAATACAGATGAATCTGTTCGTCTGGCTAAGCACGCAGCGCAAAAGGGAGCGGATGGTATTTCTGCAGTGGGGCCTATTTATTACGGAGCATCGGAAAAAATGGCTATCCAGCATTATAGCCGTATTGCATTGGCTACAGACTTGCCCTTCTTTCCTTATCAGATAGGTAAGGTGACAGCAGGTAATGAAGAGTTGATAAAAGTACTGCTGGAAATTCCGAATGTATATGGAATGAAACTGACAACACAAAATCTCCTGGAAATCAGTAGTATCCATCTCCGCGCCGGTAATAACTGGAAATTGTTCAGTGGTGCGGATGAGTTACTTTGTCATGCAGCATTGTGTGGTACGGCGGGTGCTATAGGTACTACTTATAATCTGATAGGCAGTACCTGCAAGTATATACGCCGTAGTTTCCTGGATGGGCAGGTGATGGAGGCCAGCACTTTTATGCTTGAATTGCAACACCTGATAGAACAGATCCTTCCGGTAGTATGGTCATTCTTCAGAAGAGCGATGATAGTAAAACATGGAATTGATATAGGTGATCCCAAACCGCCTTTATTACCAGGAAAATTACCCTGGAGTGATGAGGAAATACTGGAAATGGTAAATAAACTGGACAGGTTTGCTGTACAACAATTACCGGCTATTGATAATCATTAA
- a CDS encoding threonine synthase produces the protein MKSIWTYGDLLPAIPEAYRVMLGEGHTPLVKSRSIGPALGLPSLYFKLENLNPTGSYKDRFAAVFISLLNSMQQRLCVATSSGNTGAALAAYSAAAGITCALAIVDGAPLPKVRQMQLYGAIAYMVKDFGIDPQVTSGLFEMLERLAAEKGIPLPVSAYRYCEAGMQGVQTIAYELLEEMQQPPAHIFSPAGGGGLTLAVALGVMAYGNKYQLPHLPAVNCVQPEGNNTIAGALRNQELKATAIRSATTAISGLQVPGILDGNEVITACRQLNGNGYVVTDAAVFSWQQQLASREGIFCEPAGAVALAGVEAALKEKKITATDTVVCLVTGSGFKDMAAVEKHFGLPQLQQLDGIKALKEILIQF, from the coding sequence TTGAAAAGTATCTGGACATACGGCGACCTGCTTCCTGCTATTCCGGAAGCATACCGGGTAATGCTGGGTGAAGGACATACGCCATTGGTGAAATCAAGATCAATAGGTCCGGCCCTGGGATTGCCATCGTTATATTTTAAACTGGAAAACCTGAATCCTACGGGTTCTTACAAAGACAGGTTTGCTGCGGTATTTATCAGCCTGCTCAATAGTATGCAGCAGCGTTTATGTGTGGCTACTTCCAGCGGGAATACCGGTGCTGCATTGGCGGCTTATAGTGCCGCTGCAGGGATTACCTGCGCATTAGCCATCGTAGATGGTGCCCCATTACCTAAAGTCCGGCAGATGCAATTGTATGGTGCGATAGCATATATGGTAAAGGATTTTGGAATAGACCCGCAAGTAACATCCGGACTGTTTGAAATGCTGGAAAGGTTAGCTGCTGAAAAAGGTATTCCCTTGCCGGTAAGTGCTTATCGGTACTGTGAAGCAGGCATGCAGGGGGTACAAACAATTGCTTACGAATTGCTGGAAGAAATGCAGCAGCCTCCTGCGCATATTTTTTCACCAGCAGGTGGTGGTGGGCTCACCCTGGCAGTTGCCCTTGGTGTAATGGCATACGGTAATAAATACCAGTTGCCTCATTTGCCTGCTGTGAACTGTGTACAGCCGGAAGGTAATAATACGATTGCAGGAGCATTAAGAAACCAGGAGCTAAAGGCTACTGCTATCAGGAGTGCCACTACTGCTATCAGTGGGCTGCAGGTACCTGGTATACTGGATGGTAATGAGGTAATTACCGCCTGCCGCCAGTTAAATGGTAACGGCTATGTGGTCACCGATGCTGCAGTATTTTCCTGGCAGCAGCAGTTGGCTTCCAGAGAAGGTATTTTTTGTGAGCCGGCAGGGGCAGTAGCATTGGCTGGTGTGGAAGCTGCATTAAAGGAAAAGAAAATAACAGCAACGGATACGGTGGTTTGTCTGGTTACTGGCAGTGGCTTTAAAGATATGGCTGCTGTAGAAAAACATTTCGGATTGCCGCAATTGCAGCAACTGGATGGAATAAAAGCACTTAAAGAAATACTTATACAATTTTAA
- a CDS encoding SDR family NAD(P)-dependent oxidoreductase: MELKKVVIITGASRGIGRAVAERFAAAGYRLVLAGQDKEALQQLKTLLEEKYNSECLLSIGDLADTSYLKSITAKTIEHWNRIDVLVNNAAWRTIGTMRTLEINTWEQTLRVCLTAPAFLAKWCAAAMEARKTGGAIINISSVMSERAAGNSPAYIAAKGGMESLTYELAVTYGRSNIRVTGICPGYIDTEMSNDYVDATGKNVSNAMTAHLQGLTPLGRGGTAQEVANAVYWLSSAEASYITGTTLLVDGGFKHNFNDYAIKKLQFPEEF; the protein is encoded by the coding sequence ATGGAACTTAAAAAAGTGGTGATCATCACAGGGGCGTCCCGGGGGATTGGGCGGGCTGTTGCCGAACGGTTTGCAGCTGCCGGCTACCGGCTTGTACTGGCTGGTCAGGATAAGGAGGCACTACAGCAATTAAAAACACTGCTGGAAGAAAAATACAACAGTGAATGTTTGTTGTCGATAGGAGATCTGGCGGATACGAGTTATCTGAAAAGTATTACAGCGAAAACTATAGAACATTGGAACCGCATTGATGTATTAGTAAACAATGCTGCCTGGAGAACGATAGGTACGATGCGCACGCTGGAAATAAATACATGGGAACAGACCTTACGGGTATGCCTTACCGCTCCTGCATTTTTGGCTAAGTGGTGTGCGGCTGCCATGGAAGCGCGTAAGACAGGTGGCGCTATCATCAATATATCGAGCGTCATGTCAGAAAGGGCAGCAGGTAATAGCCCTGCTTACATTGCCGCTAAGGGAGGGATGGAGAGTCTTACATATGAACTGGCCGTTACCTATGGCAGGAGTAATATCCGCGTTACCGGTATTTGTCCTGGTTATATTGATACAGAGATGAGCAATGACTATGTGGATGCAACAGGTAAAAACGTTAGCAATGCGATGACTGCACACCTGCAGGGATTAACGCCGCTGGGCCGTGGCGGCACGGCGCAGGAAGTTGCCAATGCTGTTTACTGGTTAAGCTCAGCAGAGGCATCATATATTACCGGCACTACACTGTTGGTAGATGGTGGGTTCAAGCATAATTTCAACGATTATGCTATTAAAAAACTACAATTCCCTGAAGAGTTTTGA
- a CDS encoding succinylglutamate desuccinylase/aspartoacylase family protein, whose protein sequence is MKILSDPFNAYAITAEQPGPHVLIAAGVHGDEFEPMLAVRELLQQLSAGLLVGKVTLVPVVNTSAFVAGTRYGSDGKDLARICPGDAEGTPTARSADAISKLIHTADYFIDMHTGGILYDLYPLCGYMLHPVETILKSQQKMAYAFGLPVIWGTDHYAAGRTLSVARDAQVPAIYVEYGGGTGIRPQVIDAYVKGCRNVLRMLGMTTDSGGEETEVSYWVEDFIINSGHLQAKLPAPSAGIFVPQVALGKQVKKDDVWGHVLSPYGEEAVVLADMDGLVFMLRAVVHVKRGDALGGILPILKPGKVVIHGT, encoded by the coding sequence ATGAAAATATTAAGTGACCCATTTAATGCCTATGCAATTACTGCTGAACAGCCAGGCCCGCATGTGCTCATTGCGGCAGGAGTGCATGGGGATGAATTTGAACCCATGCTGGCAGTCAGGGAATTATTGCAGCAACTGTCTGCTGGGTTACTGGTGGGGAAGGTAACGCTTGTTCCGGTCGTAAACACGAGTGCATTTGTAGCTGGTACGAGGTACGGCAGTGATGGAAAAGACCTGGCACGCATTTGTCCCGGAGATGCGGAGGGGACCCCTACAGCGCGGAGTGCTGATGCTATCAGTAAATTAATTCATACGGCGGATTACTTTATTGACATGCATACCGGTGGAATACTATATGATTTATATCCTTTGTGCGGCTATATGTTGCACCCTGTAGAAACAATATTGAAAAGTCAGCAAAAGATGGCATATGCCTTCGGGTTGCCGGTAATATGGGGTACTGATCATTATGCAGCAGGCAGAACACTTTCTGTGGCAAGAGATGCACAGGTACCGGCTATTTATGTTGAATATGGAGGCGGCACCGGTATCCGGCCGCAAGTAATAGATGCCTATGTAAAGGGCTGCAGAAATGTGCTGCGGATGTTAGGAATGACAACAGACAGCGGTGGAGAGGAGACGGAGGTATCCTATTGGGTAGAAGACTTTATAATCAACAGCGGGCACTTGCAGGCTAAGCTACCAGCACCGTCAGCAGGCATATTTGTACCGCAGGTAGCCTTGGGAAAACAGGTGAAGAAAGACGACGTATGGGGACATGTTTTGTCACCATACGGGGAGGAGGCAGTTGTATTGGCTGATATGGATGGGTTGGTATTTATGTTGCGTGCAGTGGTGCATGTTAAAAGGGGAGATGCCCTGGGTGGCATACTTCCTATTCTGAAACCGGGAAAAGTTGTAATACATGGAACTTAA
- a CDS encoding SGNH/GDSL hydrolase family protein, with product MIRPFNKRKHEFGQLQGMLKAKAPLIWVFTGDSITQGAKHTNGFRSYQEVFSERIRWELSRVRDFVINTGVSGNTTANVLPDFDWRVAQFKPAVVSLMIGTNDCASDRRVAPDDFRKNLQLLVTKIRELKAIPLLQTPNIIRIQDAPERATLPDYIKIIQTVAEEQNVILIDQWEYWTAMAAQHDIRSTWLKDPLHPNGTGHLEMARLIFKELEIFDPASFTCSANIHENIK from the coding sequence ATGATCAGACCTTTCAATAAACGGAAGCATGAGTTCGGGCAACTGCAAGGGATGCTTAAAGCTAAAGCTCCTTTGATCTGGGTATTTACTGGTGATAGCATAACACAGGGGGCTAAGCATACAAATGGCTTCCGGTCTTACCAGGAAGTGTTTTCAGAGCGTATCAGATGGGAGCTGTCAAGAGTACGGGATTTTGTGATTAATACAGGCGTGAGTGGAAATACTACCGCTAATGTATTGCCGGATTTTGACTGGCGGGTAGCGCAATTCAAACCTGCGGTGGTATCCCTGATGATCGGAACCAATGACTGTGCTTCCGACAGGCGGGTAGCACCGGATGATTTCAGGAAGAACCTGCAACTGTTGGTGACTAAAATCCGTGAACTGAAAGCCATTCCATTGTTGCAAACGCCTAACATTATCCGGATACAGGATGCCCCGGAACGGGCTACTCTGCCCGATTATATTAAGATTATTCAAACGGTGGCAGAGGAACAAAATGTGATTCTGATTGATCAATGGGAGTATTGGACAGCAATGGCAGCGCAGCATGATATCCGGAGTACCTGGTTGAAAGATCCATTGCATCCTAATGGGACAGGGCATCTGGAAATGGCCCGGTTGATTTTCAAAGAGCTGGAAATTTTTGATCCGGCATCATTCACCTGTTCAGCAAATATTCATGAAAATATTAAGTGA
- a CDS encoding sialidase family protein: MNVLSKIGIGLLMAGTILGFKNISEDNKHPQDPGKEVVLSLDPGPDNPRNSEGDFIDLKDGRILFVYSRYTGKSGGDHAPAFLAGRYSGDGGKTWTTEDKMIVAKEGDMNVMSVSLLRLQNGAIALFYVRKNSEEDCIPMMRISTDEAATWGDPVPCITDKKGYFVLNNNRVIQLKNGRILLSVALHKVPGEEKWHENGRLFSYYSDNNGKTWQPGAEVPNPDKVITQEPGLVELKNGKILMIIRTNGGVQYLSYSKNKGKTWSPAVPSNIKSPVSPASIERIPSTGDLLLVWNNNDGSNPDIKGKRTPFNVAVSKDEGKTWEHIKTVEDDPDGWYCYTAIHFTGKHVLLGHCAGDRRKNGLAVTHITRLSLDWIYN, from the coding sequence ATGAATGTTTTATCAAAAATAGGAATTGGCCTGCTGATGGCAGGGACCATTCTCGGATTTAAAAACATATCTGAAGATAACAAACACCCACAGGACCCAGGCAAGGAAGTGGTTTTAAGCCTTGACCCAGGTCCTGATAATCCAAGGAATAGTGAAGGTGATTTTATTGATCTGAAAGATGGGCGCATACTGTTTGTGTATAGCCGCTATACCGGTAAATCAGGAGGTGATCATGCCCCTGCTTTTCTGGCGGGCCGGTATTCCGGTGATGGTGGCAAAACATGGACTACTGAAGATAAAATGATTGTAGCGAAAGAAGGGGATATGAATGTAATGTCTGTTTCCTTACTCCGGCTGCAAAATGGTGCCATCGCCTTGTTTTATGTAAGGAAAAATTCCGAGGAGGATTGTATTCCTATGATGAGAATCTCCACTGATGAAGCTGCCACCTGGGGCGATCCGGTTCCATGTATTACTGATAAGAAGGGATATTTTGTACTGAACAACAATCGTGTTATCCAGTTGAAAAATGGCAGGATACTTTTGTCAGTAGCATTGCATAAGGTACCTGGTGAAGAGAAATGGCATGAAAACGGACGCTTGTTCAGTTACTATTCGGATAACAATGGTAAAACGTGGCAACCAGGTGCAGAAGTACCTAACCCGGACAAAGTAATCACTCAGGAACCCGGACTGGTAGAACTGAAGAATGGAAAAATTCTTATGATCATCAGGACAAATGGCGGGGTACAGTATTTATCATATTCAAAAAACAAAGGGAAAACCTGGAGCCCTGCTGTGCCCAGTAATATTAAATCTCCGGTATCTCCTGCTTCTATTGAACGGATTCCTTCAACAGGAGATTTGCTGCTGGTATGGAATAATAATGATGGTAGTAATCCAGACATCAAAGGCAAGCGCACCCCATTTAATGTAGCGGTTTCGAAAGATGAAGGTAAAACATGGGAGCATATCAAAACGGTGGAGGATGACCCGGATGGATGGTATTGTTATACAGCTATACATTTCACCGGTAAACATGTACTGTTAGGACATTGTGCAGGTGACCGGAGAAAAAACGGGCTGGCTGTGACCCATATCACCCGTCTCAGTTTGGACTGGATTTATAATTAA
- a CDS encoding RagB/SusD family nutrient uptake outer membrane protein, translating to MKKISTFIVLVISFTVYSCTNKLNLNPISQVTVNSYWKTPDDVKGYVNGMYARFRMRTNATLFYLGEARSEVIGEGSIQNPAEKRLYFENTLDKITAPDWIGLYTVIHDANLLLKYVPGISYTVEGDKNNVLAQAYAMRAYIYYILVRTWGGVPLVKEPTESYDANTIYRPRNSAEEVFTQIKSDIDKALELFSDNAFRNKRHEWSNPAVNALKGDVYLWTAKRNGGGDKDLQIALTALQEAQKADITLLGNFNDVFDYANKGNKEILFAVNYADLEAESNYNQDLYIRPVDIPQGLDDATKQKLGAGGGNNWITPSETLRKQFNADDLRKDRTFLELYAKDAGGNAKYFTAVVLKYKGFVDAGGRKFLDDVIIYRYADVLLMIAEAKNALKMDPANEINQVRQRAYGVKFEDHRFVSASLQENDDAILKERLLELSFEAKRWWDLVRFNKAFDLVPSLQNRKGKDYLLLFPISESTISLNAKITQNPGY from the coding sequence ATGAAAAAGATCAGCACATTTATCGTATTGGTAATTTCCTTCACAGTATACTCCTGCACAAATAAACTGAATTTAAATCCGATAAGTCAGGTAACCGTTAATTCTTACTGGAAAACGCCAGATGATGTAAAAGGATATGTGAACGGTATGTATGCCCGTTTCAGAATGCGTACAAATGCTACCCTCTTTTATCTGGGGGAAGCCCGGAGTGAAGTAATAGGAGAAGGCAGCATCCAAAACCCGGCAGAAAAACGCCTCTATTTTGAGAATACGTTGGATAAGATAACCGCTCCTGACTGGATAGGGTTGTATACCGTGATACATGATGCCAATTTGCTGCTTAAATATGTACCTGGTATTTCCTACACGGTGGAAGGGGATAAAAACAATGTACTCGCACAGGCGTATGCGATGCGTGCTTATATATACTATATATTGGTACGTACCTGGGGAGGCGTTCCCCTGGTAAAAGAGCCTACAGAGAGTTATGATGCAAACACTATATACCGGCCACGTAATAGTGCTGAAGAAGTATTCACGCAAATCAAATCGGATATAGATAAAGCACTGGAATTATTTTCAGATAACGCTTTCCGGAATAAACGGCATGAATGGAGTAACCCGGCTGTGAACGCACTAAAAGGAGATGTATATCTGTGGACTGCTAAACGGAATGGAGGTGGAGATAAGGATTTACAAATAGCATTGACTGCTTTGCAGGAAGCACAAAAGGCTGATATAACCCTGCTGGGCAACTTTAATGATGTATTTGATTATGCCAATAAAGGGAATAAAGAAATACTATTTGCCGTCAATTATGCCGACCTGGAAGCAGAAAGCAATTATAACCAGGACCTGTATATCCGGCCGGTAGATATTCCCCAAGGGCTGGATGATGCTACCAAACAAAAATTGGGAGCCGGCGGGGGAAATAATTGGATTACCCCTTCCGAAACGTTAAGGAAACAATTCAATGCGGATGATCTCCGTAAAGACAGAACGTTTCTTGAACTATATGCCAAAGATGCTGGGGGAAACGCCAAATATTTTACAGCCGTTGTTTTAAAGTATAAAGGATTTGTAGATGCAGGAGGGCGTAAGTTCCTGGATGATGTGATCATATATCGTTATGCTGATGTATTATTGATGATAGCAGAAGCAAAGAATGCACTGAAAATGGATCCCGCGAATGAAATAAACCAGGTGCGCCAAAGAGCATACGGTGTGAAATTTGAAGACCACCGGTTTGTATCAGCTTCATTGCAGGAAAATGATGATGCTATCTTGAAAGAAAGGCTATTGGAGTTATCCTTTGAAGCTAAACGCTGGTGGGATCTGGTAAGATTCAACAAAGCGTTTGATCTGGTACCTTCTCTGCAAAACAGAAAGGGAAAAGACTACCTGTTGTTGTTTCCTATTTCGGAAAGTACTATTAGCCTGAACGCAAAAATTACTCAAAACCCTGGATATTAA